One genomic window of Tatumella citrea includes the following:
- a CDS encoding NAD(P)/FAD-dependent oxidoreductase produces MFSRRDGDINDVYWSVVSKERIQPTDRASRDSYDLVVIGAGYCGLSVALHAANQGMSVLLLEAATVGSGASGRNGGAVVPTFPGALTADDIKLRIGNAKGEQYAAQVVAAPEYLFRLIEQHQIQCHPVQRGFIQPGHSEKSLARVKRVYQSWQQRGIDIQWLSGDEVKQSTGAHGYLGGWFQKTGGTVEPFALAQGLARAALTAGCEILENHQVTAIDKQQAQYRVTTERGQFNATKVLIATNAYTRHLAAPLGKSVIPVRLYHTMTRPLTEQERRTVLPEGITFTDLRKSGGFGRLDSLGRLQSGGAVFTPGGKNYGMEHAKLRMKTLFPSLAGIELEYYWEGYCAIADEWIPSLQIHDQGFYSCIGFSTRGVAMSVAAGKIIADILSEQITAAESPLFVKQQRDILFQSVKQYASGLIFPLYKAKDRLKLS; encoded by the coding sequence ATGTTCAGCCGACGTGATGGTGACATAAACGACGTTTACTGGTCGGTAGTCAGTAAAGAGAGAATACAACCCACTGACCGGGCGAGCCGTGATAGCTACGACCTGGTAGTGATCGGTGCCGGTTACTGTGGGCTGTCTGTCGCACTTCACGCGGCAAATCAGGGAATGTCGGTATTACTTCTGGAAGCGGCCACCGTTGGCTCAGGCGCCTCCGGAAGAAATGGTGGCGCGGTGGTACCCACGTTTCCGGGCGCCCTGACCGCAGATGATATTAAGCTGCGTATTGGCAATGCCAAAGGTGAACAGTATGCAGCTCAGGTGGTGGCAGCGCCTGAATATCTGTTCCGCTTAATTGAACAGCATCAGATTCAGTGCCATCCGGTTCAGCGGGGATTTATCCAGCCGGGACACTCAGAAAAATCACTGGCCAGAGTGAAACGTGTTTATCAGTCATGGCAGCAACGCGGAATTGATATTCAATGGCTGTCAGGCGACGAGGTTAAACAATCTACCGGCGCTCATGGCTATCTCGGTGGCTGGTTTCAGAAAACCGGTGGCACGGTCGAGCCATTTGCATTAGCCCAGGGGCTGGCCAGGGCAGCTCTGACTGCCGGCTGCGAAATTCTGGAAAATCATCAGGTGACTGCCATAGACAAACAGCAGGCCCAGTACAGGGTGACCACCGAACGCGGTCAGTTCAATGCCACTAAAGTACTGATTGCTACTAATGCCTATACCCGCCATCTGGCAGCGCCTTTGGGCAAGTCAGTCATTCCTGTCCGCCTCTATCACACCATGACCCGCCCGCTAACAGAACAGGAGCGGCGCACAGTGTTACCCGAAGGGATTACCTTTACCGACCTGAGGAAATCTGGCGGTTTTGGCCGGCTCGACTCTTTAGGACGCTTACAGTCAGGTGGCGCAGTTTTTACTCCCGGTGGCAAAAATTACGGTATGGAGCACGCAAAGCTGCGGATGAAAACTCTGTTTCCGTCACTGGCCGGAATTGAGCTGGAATATTACTGGGAAGGCTATTGCGCCATTGCAGATGAATGGATCCCGTCGTTGCAGATTCATGATCAGGGTTTTTATTCCTGTATCGGTTTTTCTACCCGCGGTGTGGCGATGAGTGTCGCTGCCGGAAAAATTATTGCTGACATCCTCAGTGAGCAGATCACTGCGGCAGAATCTCCGCTGTTCGTGAAACAACAACGGGACATCCTTTTCCAGTCAGTTAAACAGTACGCCAGCGGGCTGATTTTCCCGTTATACAAAGCGAAAGACCGGCTGAAACTCTCCTGA
- a CDS encoding aspartate/glutamate racemase family protein, giving the protein MKICWIHPTARSESLNDLWPTLEQSIRSVMAPGTTVDFRFPASSVGFTRSLYAEHMNSVLILEEALQARDAGYDGIFLGCWNDALWEAREILDIPVASVGEQSLLASLAMARKFAVITVSDKTRVAIERDIMAYGLSARGIEDPVRTINPFSTADMLKSAVTSPHQQFIPLFEEAARECIADGAEIILVGCAYYGPLLRKAGYQLVSGTTVPVMDSSAVAIKYLEAMIGIHQNIGLAKSQALTFAPPPGEYLNKIRSLFSS; this is encoded by the coding sequence ATGAAAATTTGCTGGATTCACCCGACTGCCCGCTCAGAATCGCTTAATGATTTATGGCCCACACTGGAACAAAGTATCCGTTCGGTGATGGCCCCGGGCACCACTGTTGACTTCCGCTTTCCGGCATCAAGTGTCGGGTTTACCCGTTCTTTGTATGCCGAACATATGAATTCGGTACTGATACTTGAAGAAGCCCTGCAGGCACGGGATGCAGGCTATGACGGCATTTTTCTCGGTTGCTGGAATGATGCGCTCTGGGAAGCCAGGGAAATTCTCGATATTCCTGTTGCATCAGTCGGGGAGCAATCTCTGCTGGCCTCGCTGGCCATGGCCCGCAAATTTGCCGTGATCACCGTCTCTGATAAAACCCGTGTAGCCATCGAACGCGACATCATGGCTTACGGCTTATCCGCCCGGGGTATTGAGGATCCGGTCCGGACTATTAACCCCTTCTCCACCGCCGACATGCTGAAAAGCGCAGTGACGTCACCCCATCAGCAGTTTATCCCACTGTTTGAAGAGGCCGCCCGTGAGTGTATTGCCGATGGCGCTGAAATCATTCTGGTGGGATGTGCCTACTACGGCCCGTTACTACGTAAAGCAGGTTATCAGTTGGTCTCCGGGACGACGGTTCCTGTGATGGACTCGTCGGCAGTCGCCATCAAGTATCTGGAAGCCATGATTGGCATCCATCAGAACATTGGGCTGGCAAAAAGTCAGGCGCTGACCTTTGCCCCGCCTCCGGGCGAATATCTGAATAAAATTCGCAGCTTATTCAGCAGTTAA
- a CDS encoding SDR family NAD(P)-dependent oxidoreductase, translated as MTERTHPVALVTGTASGMGKAVATHFMHSGWQVIGVDLTVQESSEYFTAVQADITDQEALNAAIADALAGRKLSAVINAAGIFPVSSLESYTSAIYRRIFDINVLGTLNVARTGRDFMAESGGCMLFFASVDAFAVSRNQLLYCASKAAVVALTKSLAIELVDRGIVVNAIAPGWVETEGTLAGGRLEAGVMEVPMKRAARVEEIAQWVWKLCEAPGYVTGETLVISGGVCMR; from the coding sequence ATGACTGAACGTACTCATCCTGTAGCACTGGTTACCGGCACCGCATCGGGCATGGGCAAGGCCGTAGCCACCCATTTTATGCACTCAGGCTGGCAGGTTATCGGGGTCGATCTGACGGTGCAGGAGAGCAGCGAATATTTTACTGCGGTTCAGGCTGACATTACCGATCAGGAAGCACTGAACGCCGCAATTGCTGATGCGCTGGCAGGTAGAAAATTATCGGCAGTGATCAACGCAGCGGGGATTTTCCCCGTATCCAGTCTCGAAAGCTATACCAGTGCTATTTATCGCCGCATTTTCGATATCAATGTGCTTGGCACCTTAAATGTGGCCCGCACCGGCCGTGATTTCATGGCGGAGTCTGGCGGTTGCATGCTGTTTTTTGCCTCAGTCGATGCCTTTGCGGTATCACGCAATCAGTTACTGTACTGCGCCTCGAAAGCCGCCGTGGTCGCACTGACTAAATCTCTGGCGATTGAGCTGGTTGACCGGGGAATCGTAGTGAATGCCATTGCACCCGGCTGGGTGGAAACCGAAGGCACACTGGCGGGTGGCAGGCTGGAAGCTGGTGTCATGGAAGTACCGATGAAACGAGCAGCCAGAGTTGAAGAGATTGCACAGTGGGTCTGGAAATTGTGTGAAGCCCCGGGGTATGTCACCGGTGAGACCCTGGTGATTTCCGGTGGTGTCTGCATGCGCTAA
- a CDS encoding substrate-binding periplasmic protein has product MKTHFTRILKYGSLLCTTLMAGYLIAAPAQAQGNYDLWKEVKARGVLKCATAVTPPYIIHDPLTQQWGGPFVQLCQEFATNVLHVKAEMVNTTWDTMVAGIQANRWDMGMSLSQTPEREKSIEFSSPVIYSSVTFSYDKHNSKLSKPDSVADFDRPDLTVAVMSGSIADSTVTQTLKKAHIMRLPGAQEATMALLSHRADVYADDIGTNMIVVAAHPANLAVYEPKPALSPLPAGFGLRKDISAADLALLDKFVDQQRTSGNIDKLVKEAAAKSIGH; this is encoded by the coding sequence ATGAAAACTCATTTCACCCGCATTCTGAAGTACGGTTCACTGCTATGCACTACTTTGATGGCCGGTTATCTGATTGCTGCTCCGGCACAGGCGCAGGGTAACTATGATTTATGGAAGGAGGTAAAAGCGCGCGGGGTACTGAAATGTGCCACAGCCGTAACACCACCGTATATCATTCATGACCCGCTGACGCAGCAATGGGGCGGCCCTTTTGTTCAGCTTTGTCAGGAATTTGCCACTAACGTGTTGCATGTAAAGGCTGAGATGGTCAACACCACCTGGGATACCATGGTCGCGGGTATTCAGGCCAATCGCTGGGATATGGGGATGTCTCTGTCGCAGACCCCTGAACGTGAGAAAAGTATCGAATTCTCTTCTCCGGTTATCTATTCCAGCGTCACCTTCTCGTATGACAAACATAATTCAAAATTATCGAAGCCCGATAGCGTCGCAGATTTTGACCGCCCTGATCTGACAGTTGCAGTAATGTCAGGGTCGATTGCCGACTCAACTGTCACTCAGACATTGAAAAAAGCACATATTATGCGTTTGCCAGGAGCCCAGGAAGCCACAATGGCACTTCTGTCGCACCGTGCTGATGTTTATGCCGATGATATAGGCACCAATATGATTGTAGTGGCGGCGCATCCGGCAAATCTGGCTGTCTATGAACCTAAACCGGCGCTGTCTCCGTTACCAGCTGGCTTTGGTCTGCGCAAAGATATCTCTGCTGCCGACCTGGCATTACTGGATAAATTTGTCGACCAGCAACGGACTTCCGGCAATATCGATAAACTAGTCAAAGAGGCGGCGGCTAAATCCATCGGTCATTAG